GAGGTCGATGGCGAGGCCGCTGGCGAAGCCGAGCACTGCGGCGAAGTCCGGTCCGCGCACCAGCGCGGCCGCGACCACGACGAGCAGCGCGAGGTTGGGCACCACGCCGTCGTAGGAGACGGCGTCGAAGGCGGCGACCTGGAGCACCACGGCCGCGGTCAGCAGCAGGGTCAGCGCGAGCGCACGGAGCAGCGTCATCGGCCCTCCCCCGTGCCCGTGGTCCGGCCCGCCTCGATCAGGCTCCGGTCGCTGGCGGTGCCCGGGTCGACGACCACGCCGACCAGGTCGAGGGAGGTGAAGTCGACGAAGGGCCGGATCTCGGCCTCCCGGGAGAGCTGACGAGGGCTGCTGGTCACCGAGGCGACGGTGCCGATCGGCACTCCGGCGACGTACGGCGCACCGTCGCGGCTGCCCCAGGTCACCAGCACGTCGCCGCGCTCCGGAGCCGCCGAGGTGTCCACCAGGTCGAGCTCGAGGCTGTCGTCGGAGACCCGGCCCAGTCCGCGGAGGAAGCCGATCTCCATGGTGCTGCCCAGCCGGCCGCCGACCACGGAGTCGGGGTCCACGACGAGCAGCACGGTGGCGGTGCTCCGGTCGGCCCGGAGCACCCGGCCGACCAGGCCGTCGTTGTTGAGCACGGTCATGTCCGGTCGCACGCCGGAGGAGGTGCCGGCGTCGATGGTGACGGTGCGGGAGAACGACTGCGCCGGTCCCATCGCGATCACCCGGGACGGCACCAGGCTGTAGCCGCTGTGCCGGGAGGTGGCCAGCAGCCCGTCGAGCTCGGCGGCCCGGTTGCGGGCCACGGTCGAGGTCGCGAGCTGCGAGCGCAACGCGTCGTTCTCCGCCTCCAGCCGGACCACGTCGGAGCGCAGGCCGCCGGTGGTGCGGAAGAACTCCGGGACCGCGGCCACCGGTCGGACCACCGCGGCGGTGACCTCCTCGATCGGGCCGAAGAAGTCGCCGACGGCCGAGCGCACCGGGTTGACCGGGGAGTCGGCGCCGCCGCGGGCGTCGAGCGTGATCACCGTCAGGCAGGCGAGCAGCAGCAGCACCAGCACGCCCCGGGAGGGCCGGTGGTGGGGGACGGCGCTCTCATCGGTGGACCCGCCTCATCGCCGCGGCTCCGAGACCAGCACCTGCTGGAGCGCCTCGAACTCCTCGACGCACTTGCCGGCGCCCATCGCCACGGAGTGCAGCGGGTCGTCGGCGATGTGCACGGGCATCCCGGTCTCGTGGCGGATCCGCTCGTCGAGGCCGCGCAGCAGCGCACCGCCGCCGGTCAGCACCAGGCCGCGGTCCATGATGTCGCCGGCCAGCTCGGGGGGCGTCTGGTCCAGGGTGCTGCGCACCGCGTCGACGATCGCGTGCAGCGGCTCCTCGAGGGCCATCCGCACCTCCGCGCTGGAGACCACGATGGTCTTCGGCAGCCCGGAGATCATGTCGCGGCCGCGGATCTCCGCCTCCGGCTCGCTGGGCAGCGGGAAGGCGGAGCCGAGCGTCATCTTGATCTCCTCGGCGGTGCGCTCCCCCAGCATGAGGGAGTACTCCTTCTTCATCCAGGCGATGATCGACTGGTCGAGGGTGTCGCCGGCGGTGCGCACCGACATGCTGGTGACGATGCCGCCGAGGGAGATGACGGCCACCTCGGTCGTGCCGCCCCCGACGTCGACGACCATGTTCCCGGTGGCCTCGTGGACCGGGAGCCCGGCGCCGATCGCGGCGGCCATCGGCTCCTCGATGATGTAGACCCGGCGGGCGCCGGCCTGGTAGCCGGCCTCCTTGACCGCGCGCTGCTCGACGGCGGTGATCCCGCTCGGGACGCAGATCACCAGCCGCGGCTTGGTGAAGTAGCGGCGGCGGTGCACCTGCTGGATGAAGTAGCGCAGCATCTGCTCGGTCGACTCGAAGTCGGCGATCACGCCGTCCTTGAGCGGTCGGATGGCGGTGATGCTGTCGGGGGTGCGGCCGATCATCCGCTTCGCCTCGTGGCCGACCGCCAGGATCTCCCCCGAGGAGGAGTTGAGGGCGACCACGGACGGCTCGTCGAGCAGGACGCCCTTGCCGCGCACGTAGACCAGCGTGTTGGCGGTGCCGAGGTCAACGGCCATGTCCCGACCGATGATGCTGTTCGCCATGTCGCCTGCTGCCCCTCGTGGATCCGACCCGGAGTGGCGCGGCCACAACGCCCGCGCCGGGTGAGGAGCCCCAGCTGCCCCACCTTCACCAGAAGGCTAAGCGCGGCACGGCGGCCTCAGCGTGACGACACGCGGCGCTGCCACCACTCAGCCTGGTCCGTCGGCCGCCCGGAGCTCGGCGGCCCGCTGCCGCACGGTCTCCGGGACCGCCAGGCCGCCGGCGTCCGCGGCGGTGACCACCTCACCGGCTCGCACCGCCAGAGGCAGCACCCCCGCCCAGACCCCGGCCGCCACGTCGTCGTCCTCGTCCTCGGGGTCTCCCCGCCGGAGCTTCACCGAGGCCTCGTGCAGCGGCAGCGCCAGCAGCCGGGTCGCCGCCAGCTCCTTGCGGGTCGGCCGGCGCAGCGTCGCCGCCCGGCCGGGCACCACCCGGTCCACGAGCAGGTCCAGGGCGCGCAGCCGCTCGTCGGGGTCCTCGACGACACGGGGACGGCCGACCACCACCGCCGACCGGTAGTTCATCGAGTGGTTGAAGCCGGAGCGGGCCAGCACCAGCCCGTCGAGCACCGTGAACGTGACGCTCACGTCCTGGGCCGGCGCCTGGAGCAGGCTCCGCGAGGCGACCGAGCCGTGCAGGTAGAGCGTGCCGCCGTGGTCGCGGCCGGCGGGGTCCACCGCGAAGACGGTCGGGAGGGCCAGCGGGACGCCGTCCACGACGACGGCCAGGTGGCACAGGAACGAGGCGTCGAGGACGTCGTACAGCGCTGCCCGCTCGCTCTGCGCCCGCTCGCGCTCACGGCGCGGGGTGCTGCGCGGGGTCGGCGAGAGAGGTACGTCGTCGGCGGTGCTCACCGGGCCATCATGGCCGTCCCGGCCGCGCCGCGGGCCGCGATCAGGACGAGGTGAAGACGAAGAGGTCGTCGAGTCCGACGATCCCCACCATCTTGACCACCATGGCCGGCGGGTCGCGCAACTCCAGCCGACCACCGGACGCGGCGAGGAGCTTGTGTCCCGAGAGCAGCGCGGCGAGGCCCGTGGAGTCCAGGAAGGTCAGCTTGGCCAGGTCCACGACCACCAGA
The DNA window shown above is from Nocardioides mesophilus and carries:
- the mreC gene encoding rod shape-determining protein MreC; translated protein: MLVLLLLACLTVITLDARGGADSPVNPVRSAVGDFFGPIEEVTAAVVRPVAAVPEFFRTTGGLRSDVVRLEAENDALRSQLATSTVARNRAAELDGLLATSRHSGYSLVPSRVIAMGPAQSFSRTVTIDAGTSSGVRPDMTVLNNDGLVGRVLRADRSTATVLLVVDPDSVVGGRLGSTMEIGFLRGLGRVSDDSLELDLVDTSAAPERGDVLVTWGSRDGAPYVAGVPIGTVASVTSSPRQLSREAEIRPFVDFTSLDLVGVVVDPGTASDRSLIEAGRTTGTGEGR
- a CDS encoding rod shape-determining protein, which codes for MANSIIGRDMAVDLGTANTLVYVRGKGVLLDEPSVVALNSSSGEILAVGHEAKRMIGRTPDSITAIRPLKDGVIADFESTEQMLRYFIQQVHRRRYFTKPRLVICVPSGITAVEQRAVKEAGYQAGARRVYIIEEPMAAAIGAGLPVHEATGNMVVDVGGGTTEVAVISLGGIVTSMSVRTAGDTLDQSIIAWMKKEYSLMLGERTAEEIKMTLGSAFPLPSEPEAEIRGRDMISGLPKTIVVSSAEVRMALEEPLHAIVDAVRSTLDQTPPELAGDIMDRGLVLTGGGALLRGLDERIRHETGMPVHIADDPLHSVAMGAGKCVEEFEALQQVLVSEPRR
- a CDS encoding pyridoxamine 5'-phosphate oxidase family protein — its product is MSTADDVPLSPTPRSTPRRERERAQSERAALYDVLDASFLCHLAVVVDGVPLALPTVFAVDPAGRDHGGTLYLHGSVASRSLLQAPAQDVSVTFTVLDGLVLARSGFNHSMNYRSAVVVGRPRVVEDPDERLRALDLLVDRVVPGRAATLRRPTRKELAATRLLALPLHEASVKLRRGDPEDEDDDVAAGVWAGVLPLAVRAGEVVTAADAGGLAVPETVRQRAAELRAADGPG
- a CDS encoding STAS domain-containing protein, which codes for MDFSLDVHRSTDCSVITLVGEVDLTTAEQLKQALRDAAAGVDLVVVDLAKLTFLDSTGLAALLSGHKLLAASGGRLELRDPPAMVVKMVGIVGLDDLFVFTSS